A stretch of Paludisphaera borealis DNA encodes these proteins:
- a CDS encoding WD40 repeat domain-containing serine/threonine protein kinase codes for MEEGFTGDGESAIHGRPPEAALRDNAESAPSGVAKPPPDAIEKVRESTEPLDLGGSALLRALHALDSTEVDPSAASPVDPEVEGLAETIADGNTVDPLANALAADAGSDTSTQWSECDDGDGLSRLAIRGRVAPGSMVGHCEILEQIGRGGMGEVYRARQRTMKVDRLVALKLIRANLSADARAPDSPSALARFHVEMMAAARLQHDHIVPVYEVGEHDGSPYYTMLLVDGPSLAERLRLDPMSGPEAAALLEPIARAVGLAHSQGIVHRDVKPSNIIIDSRGKPYLSDFGLAKPLEQSLTLTKTDALLGSPPYMSPEQARDSSQVGPASDVYSLGATFYEMLTGRPPFQASDPIETMRQVIDEFPVPPQRLNRAVPRDLETICLRCLEKDPGRRYGTADALADELKRFREGEPIVTRPLSSWGHVARWTRRRPATAGLVAAVVLSLLFVLADTTYHLQQARKTLAELEFRAYRDSLVMISGAIDAGRMPDAERRLEECPEKLRGWEWRFLNRLCHRKSTVLNSSRGSIYGVAFRPGGGALAAGGRRGTLGVWDVGSDAKALDLPGVPAETTIRAVDWSQTADGRERIAAGCSDGLVRIWMKTDPAGGWEPPRELRGHDGAVDALAFTADGRRLATTGDDGRIQVWEVAGANDQPAWNLKSIGTSILGVSFGPWNDRLVSVGEDQVVRVWRLGPKGTATHLDLGSTRDVSLGVAVSHGGRLIAAAGAEGRVTIWSPDAPGILKELTAHFEGVNALAFSPDDQRLATAGADRAVKLWDTESWTTVLARTSHDDQVEALAFSADGQRLASAAADGSIVIWDARPWVQAAILPPRTLLGHVGSVSALAVRGDGRQIATAGADAVVRLWDAATGRLTDTLVGHVNKVNALAYSPDDRLLASAGRDGAVRIWRLCRPEDATTKPDVRLLGYHRERCIALAFSPDGRLLATGGADRVIRLWDAVGSRPPVAWSAADEVYCLAFSPDGRLLATAGADDDGAITLWELNPVGERRERRLLGHQRQINSLAFSPDGRCLASVSHDWTGRIWDLKTGRSVVLRGHLSRLWGVAVSDDGQVVATAGGDWSIRIWDRETGEQQAALLGHQGRVRAVAFDPQGRYVASTGDDGEVRIWDASRWRGRR; via the coding sequence ATGGAAGAGGGTTTCACCGGCGACGGCGAGTCCGCGATCCATGGACGCCCTCCAGAGGCCGCCCTGCGCGACAATGCGGAGTCGGCCCCGTCCGGGGTCGCCAAGCCCCCTCCTGACGCCATCGAGAAGGTTCGAGAGTCGACGGAACCGCTCGATCTGGGCGGCTCCGCCTTGTTGCGCGCGCTCCACGCCTTGGATTCGACCGAGGTCGATCCCTCGGCGGCTTCGCCCGTCGACCCCGAGGTGGAAGGGCTCGCCGAGACGATCGCCGACGGTAACACCGTCGACCCCTTGGCGAACGCGCTGGCCGCCGATGCCGGATCGGACACGTCGACGCAGTGGTCGGAGTGCGACGACGGCGACGGCCTCTCGCGACTCGCGATCCGCGGCCGGGTCGCCCCCGGCTCGATGGTCGGCCATTGCGAGATCCTCGAACAGATCGGCCGGGGAGGCATGGGCGAAGTCTACCGCGCCCGCCAGCGGACGATGAAGGTCGATCGGCTCGTCGCGCTGAAGCTGATCCGGGCGAACCTGTCGGCCGATGCCAGGGCCCCCGATTCACCGTCCGCCCTGGCTCGGTTCCACGTCGAGATGATGGCCGCCGCCCGGCTCCAGCACGACCACATCGTGCCGGTCTACGAGGTCGGCGAACATGACGGCTCTCCGTACTATACGATGCTCCTGGTCGACGGTCCGAGCCTGGCCGAGCGGCTCAGACTGGACCCGATGTCGGGGCCCGAGGCGGCCGCTCTGCTAGAGCCGATCGCCCGCGCGGTGGGGCTCGCCCACTCCCAGGGCATCGTTCACCGGGACGTCAAGCCCAGCAACATCATCATCGACTCGCGGGGCAAGCCCTACCTGAGCGACTTCGGCCTGGCCAAGCCGCTCGAACAATCGCTCACGCTCACGAAGACCGACGCGCTGCTGGGCTCGCCCCCCTACATGTCGCCCGAGCAGGCCCGCGACTCGTCGCAGGTGGGGCCGGCAAGCGACGTCTACAGCCTGGGCGCGACGTTCTACGAGATGCTCACCGGCCGGCCGCCGTTCCAGGCTTCCGACCCGATCGAGACGATGCGGCAGGTGATCGACGAGTTCCCGGTCCCGCCGCAACGGCTCAACCGGGCCGTCCCTCGCGACCTCGAAACCATCTGCCTGCGATGCCTGGAGAAAGATCCCGGCCGGCGGTACGGCACGGCCGACGCGCTGGCCGACGAGTTGAAGCGGTTTCGCGAGGGCGAGCCGATCGTCACCCGGCCGCTGTCGTCCTGGGGGCACGTGGCCCGCTGGACTCGACGCCGACCCGCGACGGCCGGACTGGTCGCGGCGGTCGTCCTCTCCCTCCTGTTCGTGCTCGCCGACACGACCTACCATCTCCAGCAGGCCCGCAAGACCCTCGCCGAGCTGGAATTCCGCGCCTACCGCGACAGCCTGGTGATGATCTCGGGCGCGATCGACGCCGGGCGGATGCCCGACGCCGAACGCCGGCTCGAAGAATGCCCGGAGAAGCTGCGGGGTTGGGAATGGCGGTTCCTGAACCGGCTCTGCCATCGCAAGAGCACGGTCCTGAACAGTTCGCGGGGGTCGATTTACGGCGTCGCCTTTCGACCCGGAGGAGGGGCCCTGGCCGCGGGAGGCCGGCGCGGAACGCTGGGAGTCTGGGACGTCGGCTCGGATGCGAAGGCGCTGGATCTGCCCGGAGTCCCGGCCGAAACGACGATCCGCGCGGTCGACTGGTCGCAGACCGCCGACGGCCGCGAGCGGATCGCCGCGGGGTGCAGCGACGGTCTCGTCCGGATCTGGATGAAGACCGACCCCGCCGGCGGCTGGGAGCCGCCACGTGAACTGCGAGGGCACGACGGAGCCGTCGACGCCCTGGCCTTCACGGCCGACGGCCGGCGGCTGGCCACGACCGGCGACGACGGCCGAATCCAGGTCTGGGAGGTCGCTGGCGCGAACGATCAACCCGCTTGGAACTTGAAGTCCATCGGAACGTCGATCCTCGGCGTGTCGTTCGGCCCCTGGAACGACCGGCTGGTCTCGGTGGGCGAAGATCAGGTCGTCCGCGTCTGGCGGCTCGGCCCGAAGGGGACGGCGACGCACCTCGATCTGGGAAGCACGCGCGACGTCTCGCTCGGCGTGGCCGTCTCCCACGGCGGCCGACTGATCGCCGCCGCCGGCGCAGAGGGCCGGGTGACGATCTGGAGCCCCGACGCCCCGGGGATTCTCAAGGAGTTGACCGCGCATTTCGAAGGCGTGAACGCCCTGGCGTTCAGTCCCGACGATCAACGCCTGGCTACCGCCGGAGCGGACCGCGCGGTCAAACTCTGGGACACCGAGTCGTGGACCACCGTGCTGGCTCGAACCAGCCACGACGATCAGGTGGAAGCGCTGGCGTTCAGCGCCGACGGTCAGCGACTGGCCTCGGCGGCGGCCGACGGCTCGATCGTGATCTGGGACGCTCGGCCCTGGGTGCAAGCCGCCATTCTCCCGCCTCGAACGCTTTTGGGGCACGTGGGATCGGTCTCCGCCCTGGCCGTGCGGGGCGACGGCCGCCAGATCGCGACGGCGGGCGCCGACGCCGTCGTCCGGCTCTGGGACGCGGCGACCGGCCGGCTGACCGACACTCTCGTCGGTCACGTCAACAAGGTCAACGCCCTGGCCTACAGCCCCGACGACCGATTGCTGGCCTCGGCGGGAAGGGACGGCGCCGTCCGGATCTGGCGACTTTGCCGCCCGGAGGACGCGACGACCAAGCCCGACGTCCGGCTCCTGGGATACCACCGGGAGCGCTGCATCGCCCTGGCGTTCAGCCCCGACGGCCGGCTGCTGGCCACCGGGGGCGCCGACCGCGTGATCCGCCTCTGGGACGCCGTCGGCTCGCGGCCGCCGGTCGCCTGGTCGGCGGCCGACGAAGTCTACTGCCTGGCGTTCAGCCCCGACGGCCGGCTGCTGGCCACCGCCGGCGCCGACGACGACGGCGCGATCACTCTCTGGGAGCTGAATCCCGTCGGCGAGCGCCGTGAACGTCGGCTGCTGGGCCACCAACGCCAGATCAACTCCCTGGCGTTCAGCCCCGACGGCCGCTGCCTGGCCTCGGTCAGCCACGACTGGACCGGGCGAATCTGGGACCTCAAAACCGGCCGATCCGTGGTGCTGCGCGGCCACCTGAGCCGGCTCTGGGGCGTCGCGGTCAGCGACGACGGCCAGGTGGTGGCGACCGCCGGCGGCGACTGGTCGATCCGCATCTGGGACCGGGAAACCGGCGAACAGCAGGCGGCCCTTCTCGGCCACCAGGGCCGCGTCCGCGCCGTGGCCTTCGACCCCCAAGGACGCTACGTCGCTTCGACCGGCGACGACGGCGAAGTCCGCATCTGGGACGCCTCGCGATGGCGCGGCCGCCGCTGA
- a CDS encoding IS5 family transposase produces MITHKPYPSDATDAEWQFVLPYLCLVREDAAQRVYNLRDLFDGLRWLSRSGAPWRYLPADFPPWHAVYQQARRWIDAGCFEAVVSDLRVTIRLAKDRKAQPSAAVLDSRTLRSTPESGNRAGYNGHKKIKGSKVHIAVDTLGHLLALGVTPANDDDRTQVAELCEAVQAATGDSVEVAFVDQGYTGEAAESAAADHGIRLEVVKLPEAKRGFVLLPRRWVVERSFAWLTRFRRLAKDYERLPEVLAGMNFIAFSFLMLRKAAPLLATSA; encoded by the coding sequence ATGATCACCCACAAGCCCTATCCGAGCGACGCGACCGATGCGGAGTGGCAGTTCGTGCTTCCCTATCTCTGCCTGGTGCGCGAGGACGCCGCGCAGCGCGTCTACAACCTTCGCGATCTGTTCGACGGCCTTCGTTGGCTCTCCCGCAGCGGCGCCCCCTGGCGTTATCTGCCCGCCGATTTTCCTCCCTGGCACGCGGTCTACCAGCAGGCTCGTCGTTGGATCGACGCCGGCTGCTTCGAGGCCGTCGTCTCGGATCTGCGGGTCACGATCCGTCTCGCCAAGGATCGCAAGGCCCAGCCCTCGGCGGCTGTTCTCGACAGCCGAACGCTCCGCTCCACGCCCGAGAGCGGCAACCGCGCCGGCTACAACGGTCACAAGAAGATCAAGGGGTCGAAAGTTCATATCGCCGTGGACACGCTCGGGCATTTGCTGGCGCTGGGCGTGACGCCCGCCAACGACGACGACCGGACGCAAGTCGCCGAGCTGTGCGAGGCCGTCCAGGCGGCCACCGGCGATTCGGTGGAAGTCGCGTTCGTCGACCAGGGCTACACGGGCGAGGCGGCGGAGAGTGCCGCGGCCGACCACGGGATTCGCCTGGAAGTCGTGAAGCTGCCCGAGGCCAAGCGAGGCTTCGTCCTGTTGCCGAGGCGATGGGTGGTGGAGCGTTCGTTCGCATGGCTGACGCGATTCCGACGCCTCGCCAAGGACTACGAACGCCTGCCCGAAGTCCTCGCCGGCATGAACTTCATCGCCTTCAGCTTCCTCATGCTCCGCAAAGCCGCTCCGCTCCTGGCAACAAGTGCATAA
- a CDS encoding diadenylate cyclase, whose amino-acid sequence MNLATSKSIRFDAPVTTPEQPVQARPDRPVGPISKVVGLYQMIMRRTLEHFFPDSVLEIQGDRSIIDWDGLLAEPSYRLVDDPDRLAIDIEWLGSRLTFQPGSPVPLLASERRMIDVIVRAVDYRFRGLFDQELDNRVERFHFVTEDLIIADYLAGASPYRIPAALEALRLAALSTYENRRVTTGALLLGTEHDPTLPGRENLVGAPQFNARLTAIKGFHRLCDGSRTVFVVDRQGELVRVADIGQWAEQTQPESPPAHLCPRLYQSHARATVSGGHVCLVLTPAQDIKIFAHGELMFSFSDGRWRLLDIPAKFALWREAVKHSSDGGLARRLFQAALNLSAARVGALLVVVRDPEKSIAQLIAPIDRMTEEVAVDDPQDPENLSPRLAKRALHHAVRGMNLTVLEPTVLESIASLDGAVVADPDGNLLTFGAILRISAETLELGRSVQGARTLAALAASQHGPVLKISEDGYVTMFLKGRRVWEF is encoded by the coding sequence ATGAACCTAGCGACATCGAAGTCGATACGATTCGACGCGCCCGTGACGACGCCGGAGCAGCCCGTGCAGGCCCGACCCGACCGCCCCGTGGGCCCGATCTCCAAGGTCGTGGGCCTCTATCAGATGATCATGAGGCGCACGCTCGAGCATTTCTTCCCCGATTCGGTGCTCGAGATCCAGGGCGATCGCAGCATCATCGACTGGGACGGCCTCCTCGCCGAGCCCTCGTACCGCCTCGTGGACGATCCCGACCGGCTGGCGATCGACATCGAGTGGCTGGGTTCGCGGCTCACCTTCCAGCCGGGGAGCCCCGTCCCCCTGCTGGCTTCCGAGCGGCGGATGATCGACGTCATCGTCCGCGCCGTCGACTACCGGTTTCGGGGCCTTTTCGACCAGGAACTCGACAACCGGGTGGAACGGTTCCACTTCGTCACCGAAGACCTGATCATCGCCGACTACCTGGCCGGGGCCAGCCCGTACCGCATCCCCGCCGCCCTCGAAGCCCTCCGCCTGGCGGCGCTCTCGACCTACGAGAACCGCCGCGTGACCACCGGCGCCTTGCTGCTGGGAACAGAGCACGACCCGACGCTGCCGGGCCGCGAAAACCTCGTCGGGGCGCCGCAGTTCAACGCCCGGCTGACCGCAATCAAGGGGTTTCATCGCCTCTGCGACGGCTCCCGGACCGTCTTCGTCGTCGACCGCCAGGGCGAACTCGTGCGAGTCGCCGACATCGGGCAGTGGGCCGAGCAGACCCAGCCGGAATCCCCGCCCGCCCATCTCTGCCCCAGGCTCTACCAGAGCCACGCCCGCGCCACCGTCTCGGGAGGACACGTCTGCCTGGTCCTCACCCCCGCGCAGGACATCAAGATCTTCGCGCATGGCGAACTGATGTTCAGCTTCAGCGACGGCCGTTGGCGGCTGCTCGACATCCCCGCCAAGTTCGCCCTCTGGCGCGAAGCGGTGAAGCATTCCAGCGACGGCGGCCTGGCCCGCCGGCTCTTCCAGGCCGCGCTCAACCTCAGCGCGGCCCGCGTCGGCGCCCTGCTCGTCGTGGTCCGCGACCCCGAGAAGTCGATCGCCCAGCTCATCGCCCCCATCGACCGGATGACCGAGGAGGTCGCCGTCGACGACCCCCAGGACCCCGAGAACCTTTCCCCGCGGCTGGCCAAGCGCGCCCTGCACCACGCCGTCCGCGGCATGAACCTCACCGTGCTCGAACCGACTGTACTGGAATCCATCGCCAGCCTCGACGGCGCCGTCGTGGCCGACCCCGACGGCAATCTCCTTACATTCGGCGCCATCCTCCGGATCTCCGCCGAAACCCTCGAACTCGGCCGCTCCGTCCAGGGTGCCCGCACCCTCGCCGCCCTGGCCGCCTCGCAGCACGGCCCGGTCCTCAAGATCAGCGAGGACGGCTACGTCACCATGTTCCTCAAAGGCCGTCGCGTCTGGGAATTCTGA
- a CDS encoding glycosyltransferase family 39 protein, with translation MSGSATSRNTPGDPPADAGSPGRLRPRRLAVSVGVGLATLAIMLAAEPRLAIVWDEGYTLGREARLRTWFRALRDPQAFAATWVPPVEELVQQVGAPAPRPDQVDTRSKLLFDPRVLAWFWPFAREEPHGHPPFYALLGLAGDVLAPTWQTLPRARLGPILLFSLCAGAVFHFVARRWGGWAAAVAAGAWVLQPNLFGHGHYAAYDAVLSALWLLAVFSFVAAVDDNEPAIRRLKWLSVLIFGVILGCAMATKLTGWFLPIPFVVWAVLYRRRRAFWVLGVGLAVGFGVLLLLNPPWWTEPVTGLVRFFRSNLTRGRTIPIPVQFLGTIYQTPLESLPWYNTIVWTVFVTPVGFLILGLAGVYRAVARIKTEPVGLLILGHWLFLLALRAAPHTPGHDGVRLFLPAFGVLALLAGLGVGQIGQWLGKASRWIASASLAEGLLSVLVMMPTPLAYFSPIVVGLLGAVRLGMEPTYYWDGLDPAALAWLRDNTRPGQTIQFATFPTSWLYLRETGALPRRLAPIDLGTPAWYVLQNRPGAWAPWDRALVSRATPEFTVDKLGVPLVWIFPYRALQEAARGR, from the coding sequence TTGAGCGGATCAGCAACGAGTCGAAACACCCCGGGCGACCCGCCGGCCGACGCCGGATCGCCCGGGCGGCTCCGCCCGCGGCGACTCGCTGTATCCGTGGGCGTCGGCCTGGCGACCCTGGCGATCATGCTGGCCGCCGAGCCAAGGCTGGCGATCGTCTGGGACGAGGGCTACACCCTGGGCCGCGAGGCCCGGCTGCGGACCTGGTTTCGGGCCCTCCGCGACCCCCAGGCGTTCGCCGCGACCTGGGTTCCTCCCGTCGAGGAGCTGGTGCAGCAGGTCGGCGCGCCGGCCCCGAGGCCCGACCAGGTCGACACGCGGTCGAAGCTCCTGTTCGACCCGCGCGTCCTCGCCTGGTTCTGGCCGTTCGCCCGCGAGGAGCCGCACGGCCACCCGCCATTCTACGCCCTCCTCGGACTGGCCGGTGATGTGCTGGCCCCGACCTGGCAAACTTTGCCACGTGCGCGGTTGGGCCCGATCTTGCTGTTCAGCCTCTGCGCGGGGGCCGTATTCCACTTCGTCGCCCGGCGTTGGGGAGGGTGGGCCGCAGCCGTCGCGGCCGGAGCCTGGGTGTTGCAGCCGAACCTCTTCGGTCATGGACACTACGCCGCGTACGACGCCGTCCTGAGCGCGCTCTGGCTGCTCGCCGTCTTCTCGTTCGTTGCGGCCGTGGACGACAACGAACCGGCCATCCGACGTCTTAAGTGGCTATCGGTTCTCATCTTCGGCGTGATTCTTGGCTGCGCGATGGCCACGAAGCTGACGGGCTGGTTCCTGCCGATTCCGTTCGTGGTCTGGGCCGTCCTTTACCGCCGCCGTCGGGCGTTCTGGGTGCTCGGCGTCGGCCTAGCGGTCGGTTTCGGCGTGCTCTTGCTGCTCAATCCCCCCTGGTGGACCGAGCCGGTGACGGGTCTGGTTCGATTCTTCCGGTCAAACCTCACCCGGGGGCGGACGATCCCGATCCCGGTCCAGTTCCTGGGGACGATCTACCAGACGCCCCTCGAATCGCTCCCCTGGTACAACACGATCGTCTGGACGGTCTTCGTCACGCCGGTCGGCTTTCTGATTCTGGGCCTGGCCGGAGTCTACCGGGCCGTCGCTCGGATCAAGACGGAGCCCGTCGGCCTCTTGATCCTCGGGCACTGGCTCTTCCTGTTGGCCCTCCGGGCCGCTCCGCACACGCCGGGGCATGACGGCGTTCGGCTGTTTCTGCCGGCGTTCGGCGTCCTGGCCCTGCTGGCGGGCCTTGGCGTCGGTCAAATCGGGCAATGGCTGGGGAAGGCGTCGAGGTGGATCGCCTCGGCCAGCCTGGCGGAAGGACTTCTGAGCGTGCTCGTCATGATGCCGACGCCTCTGGCCTACTTTAGCCCGATCGTCGTCGGCTTGCTGGGGGCGGTCCGGCTGGGGATGGAGCCGACCTACTACTGGGACGGGCTCGATCCCGCCGCCCTGGCCTGGCTTCGCGACAACACCCGGCCTGGTCAGACCATCCAGTTCGCCACGTTCCCGACCTCGTGGCTCTACCTGCGCGAGACCGGGGCGCTCCCCCGCCGCCTGGCTCCCATCGATCTGGGAACCCCCGCCTGGTACGTCCTGCAGAACCGGCCGGGAGCATGGGCGCCCTGGGACCGGGCCCTTGTCAGCCGGGCGACCCCCGAGTTCACGGTCGATAAACTCGGCGTCCCCCTGGTCTGGATCTTCCCCTACCGTGCGCTTCAGGAAGCCGCCCGGGGGCGTTGA
- a CDS encoding tyrosine protein phosphatase — protein sequence MSTRRKWFRLALSIGLAALAAHLLWRHGHDYVFPNQFAEVVPGKIYRGAWQKEWPMRQIARDRKIKTILALAHPYDSAIAVKERALAKELGIRWVHVPIIDQRSEEQPKTIFELLDDAAAVLNDPANYPIFFHCHHGLNRVSMTQIAYRTKYCGWTLEQATDEVASSFGLVTVNHGPDFRTMTNYYDKCVLPFRESKAAEETAVAAEKSAELATKSVPAPRTAADQPAAMRR from the coding sequence ATGTCCACGCGTCGAAAATGGTTCCGTCTGGCGTTGTCGATCGGTCTTGCGGCTCTTGCGGCCCACCTCCTCTGGAGGCACGGCCACGACTACGTCTTCCCGAACCAGTTCGCCGAGGTCGTGCCTGGCAAGATCTATCGAGGCGCCTGGCAGAAGGAATGGCCCATGCGGCAGATCGCCCGTGATCGCAAGATCAAGACGATCCTGGCCCTGGCCCACCCCTACGACAGCGCGATCGCGGTCAAGGAGCGCGCGCTGGCCAAGGAACTGGGCATTCGCTGGGTGCATGTGCCGATCATCGACCAGCGCTCGGAAGAACAGCCCAAGACCATCTTCGAGCTGCTCGACGACGCGGCGGCCGTCCTTAACGACCCCGCGAACTACCCGATCTTCTTTCATTGCCACCACGGATTGAACCGTGTGTCGATGACGCAGATCGCCTACCGCACCAAATATTGCGGCTGGACGCTTGAACAGGCGACCGACGAGGTGGCGTCGAGTTTCGGGTTGGTCACGGTCAACCACGGGCCCGACTTCCGCACGATGACCAACTATTACGACAAGTGCGTACTGCCGTTCCGCGAATCGAAGGCCGCCGAGGAGACCGCCGTCGCCGCCGAGAAGTCGGCCGAGCTGGCGACGAAGAGCGTCCCGGCACCCCGGACGGCCGCCGATCAGCCCGCCGCGATGCGCCGCTGA
- a CDS encoding histidinol phosphatase has product MGITMFMPRRGVASTFAARAVLAVVLTTTGRGGAAEEPKKPDAAPKVTSRERLSRRRLAAAHEAVARIAKGRRTLDPPSGFHDYRAILHAHAEDSAHTGGTRPEILAEAKRAGVDAVLLSDHYRPPRDFVKDSWRGLREGVLFVPGSEVRGFLAYPMKSVMARMEAPLPDFVSAVTSDGGLIFLSHIEERPDHSMEGLTGLEIYNRHYDAKRDAAGMLALILKVTAPDSLRELEEDLARYPEELFAFHVEYPAEYLAKWDRETKERRLTGVAANDCHHNQVLIVKMIDEGSVRVGTNVDKDEDMRKFSALLRPGIRAMTKGRKPGDVLARVDLDPYHRSFQNVSTHVFAPELTEPAVREALREGRAYVSHDWMCDPRGFRFGLVEPAVLMGGEVAFKPGLKLSASFPVACRIRLIQDGREVVSRSGDSLEYEVTAPGVYRVEGWLDLGGEERGWIYVNPIYVRGSRHQ; this is encoded by the coding sequence ATGGGAATCACGATGTTCATGCCGCGACGTGGAGTTGCTTCGACGTTCGCCGCGCGGGCGGTGTTGGCGGTCGTCTTGACGACGACGGGTCGGGGGGGGGCGGCCGAGGAGCCGAAGAAGCCCGACGCGGCCCCGAAGGTCACGTCGCGGGAGCGTCTCAGCCGGCGGCGGTTGGCGGCCGCGCATGAGGCCGTCGCGCGGATCGCGAAGGGGAGGCGGACGCTCGATCCGCCCTCCGGATTCCACGACTACCGCGCCATCCTGCACGCGCACGCCGAAGACTCGGCCCACACCGGCGGCACGCGTCCCGAGATCCTTGCCGAGGCGAAGCGCGCCGGGGTCGACGCCGTCTTGCTGAGCGACCATTACCGCCCGCCCCGCGACTTCGTGAAAGATAGCTGGCGGGGCCTGCGCGAGGGCGTGCTGTTCGTGCCGGGCTCGGAGGTTCGGGGGTTCCTGGCCTATCCGATGAAGTCGGTGATGGCTCGGATGGAAGCCCCCCTGCCCGACTTCGTCTCGGCGGTGACATCCGACGGCGGCCTGATCTTCCTGTCGCACATCGAGGAGCGGCCCGACCACTCGATGGAGGGGCTGACGGGCCTGGAGATCTACAACCGCCACTACGACGCCAAGCGCGACGCCGCCGGCATGCTGGCGCTGATCCTGAAGGTCACTGCGCCCGATTCGCTGCGCGAGCTGGAGGAAGACCTCGCCAGGTATCCCGAGGAACTGTTCGCCTTCCATGTCGAGTATCCGGCCGAGTACCTCGCCAAGTGGGACCGTGAGACCAAGGAGCGGCGGCTGACCGGTGTGGCCGCGAACGACTGCCATCACAACCAGGTGCTGATCGTGAAGATGATCGACGAGGGTTCGGTGCGCGTGGGGACGAACGTCGACAAGGACGAAGACATGCGGAAGTTCTCAGCCCTGCTCCGCCCGGGAATCCGCGCCATGACGAAAGGTCGGAAGCCCGGCGACGTGCTCGCGCGGGTCGACCTCGATCCCTATCACCGCTCGTTCCAGAACGTGAGCACGCACGTTTTCGCCCCCGAACTGACCGAGCCGGCCGTCCGCGAGGCGCTTCGCGAGGGCCGCGCCTACGTGAGCCACGACTGGATGTGCGACCCGCGGGGCTTCCGGTTCGGCCTCGTCGAGCCGGCCGTCTTGATGGGGGGCGAGGTTGCCTTCAAGCCGGGTCTCAAGCTCTCGGCGTCGTTCCCGGTCGCCTGCCGGATCCGGCTGATCCAGGACGGCCGGGAAGTCGTCAGTCGGTCGGGCGACTCGCTCGAATACGAGGTGACCGCGCCCGGCGTCTACCGGGTCGAAGGCTGGCTCGACCTTGGCGGCGAGGAGCGCGGGTGGATCTACGTGAATCCGATCTACGTGAGGGGCTCGCGACACCAGTAG
- a CDS encoding N-acetyltransferase, with the protein MNIRPARVGDVPSIYELIRTFADRKVMIRRSLGELYESIREFQVAIDDNDRVVGCAALHVFWEDLAELKCLAVAEDVQRAGVGRGLVEACWNQARELEINSVFALTYAVEFFERCGYQQMDKADLPHKIWNECVRCPLFPNCTEVALIRSHEPVPRTADAENRLQLIQV; encoded by the coding sequence TTGAACATCCGTCCCGCGCGCGTTGGTGACGTCCCCTCCATCTATGAGTTGATCCGCACGTTCGCCGACCGGAAGGTCATGATCCGGAGGTCTTTAGGCGAGCTGTACGAGTCGATCCGCGAGTTTCAGGTCGCGATCGACGACAACGATCGGGTGGTGGGTTGTGCGGCCTTGCACGTGTTCTGGGAAGACCTGGCCGAGCTGAAATGCCTGGCCGTGGCCGAGGACGTTCAAAGGGCCGGGGTCGGCCGCGGGCTGGTCGAAGCCTGCTGGAACCAGGCGCGCGAGCTGGAGATCAATTCGGTCTTCGCGCTGACCTACGCCGTCGAGTTCTTCGAGCGGTGCGGTTACCAGCAGATGGACAAGGCCGACCTGCCCCACAAGATCTGGAACGAGTGCGTGCGCTGCCCGCTCTTTCCGAACTGCACCGAAGTCGCGTTGATCCGGTCGCACGAGCCCGTGCCGAGGACCGCCGACGCTGAGAACCGGTTACAGTTGATCCAGGTCTGA